One window of the Brettanomyces bruxellensis chromosome 1, complete sequence genome contains the following:
- the ADE13 gene encoding adenylosuccinase ade13 (BUSCO:EOG09261VD2) yields the protein MVSDNDTYMTPLSARYGSKEMSHIFSMRNRYSTWRELWYSLARAEKSLGLDVITDKALKQMSQHLTITDEEIEAAKKEEARVRHDVMAHVHVFGDTCPEAAGIIHLGATSCFVTDNADLIFMRDAYDLLIEKLVNVIDRLSKFALKYKDMPVLGWTHFQPAQLTTVGKRACLWLQELLWDLRNFERARNDIGLRGTKGTTGTQASFLSLFHGDGKQVEALDKKVVELMGFKHAYPVTGQTYSRKIDIDMLHPLASFGASCHKMATDIRLLAHLKEVEEPFEKSQIGSSAMAYKRNPMRCERVCSLSRHLGALFQDAFNTASVQWFERTLDDSAIRRISVPEAFLTADILLSTLTNITEGLVVYPKVIEKHINAELPFMATENIIMAMVEDEGASRQECHEEIRVLSQQASSVVKQQGGENDLIQRIKKDEYFKPIWSKLDKLLDPSTFIGRAPQQVEGFISNDVHDALEPHKDLINDVEVKLSV from the coding sequence ATGGTTTCGGATAACGACACATACATGACACCTCTTTCGGCCAGATATGGCTCCAAGGAGATGTCGCATATCTTTTCGATGAGAAACAGATACTCGACATGGCGTGAGCTTTGGTACAGTTTGGCCCGTGCAGAGAAGTCTCTGGGCTTGGATGTGATCACGGATAAGGCATTGAAGCAGATGTCCCAGCACTTAACTATCACAGATGAGGAAATTGAGGCTGCCAAAAAGGAGGAAGCAAGAGTTAGACATGATGTGATGGCACATGTTCACGTGTTTGGAGACACGTGTCCGGAGGCTGCAGGTATCATTCACCTAGGAGCAACATCATGCTTTGTTACGGATAACGCTGACTTGATTTTCATGAGGGATGCTTACGATTTGTTGATTGAAAAACTTGTGAATGTGATCGACAGACTCTCAAAGTTCGCACTCAAGTACAAAGACATGCCTGTTTTGGGATGGACGCACTTCCAGCCGGCTCAGTTGACCACAGTTGGAAAGAGAGCCTGCTTGTGGTTGCAAGAGCTTCTTTGGGACTTGAGAAACTTCGAAAGAGCCAGAAACGATATCGGACTTCGTGGTACTAAGGGAACAACGGGAACACAGGCCTCATTCCTGTCTCTATTCCACGGAGACGGCAAGCAGGTCGAGGCTTTGGACAAGAAGGTAGTCGAACTTATGGGATTTAAGCATGCATACCCTGTTACTGGCCAGACGTACTCGAGAAAGATCGATATCGACATGTTGCATCCACTCGCCTCGTTTGGTGCTTCTTGCCATAAGATGGCTACCGACATCAGACTTTTGGCCCACCTGAAGGAAGTTGAAGAGCCATTTGAGAAGTCGCAGATTGGATCTTCAGCTATGGCCTACAAGAGAAATCCAATGAGATGCGAGAGGGTCTGTTCTCTGTCGAGACATCTTGGTGCTTTGTTCCAGGATGCTTTTAACACTGCCTCTGTCCAGTGGTTTGAAAGAACGCTTGATGACTCTGCCATCAGAAGAATTTCCGTCCCAGAGGCTTTCCTTACGGCGGATATTCTTCTCAGCACACTTACCAACATCACTGAGGGTTTGGTGGTTTATCCTAAGGTCATCGAGAAGCACATCAATGCCGAGCTTCCATTTATGGCCACCGAGAACATTATTATGGCTATGgttgaagatgaaggtGCTTCCAGACAGGAATGCCACGAAGAAATCCGTGTTTTATCTCAGCAAGCTTCCAGTGTGGTCAAACAGCAGGGCGGTGAAAACGATTTGATTCAGAGAATCAAGAAGGATGAATACTTCAAGCCAATCTGGTCCAAACTTGACAAACTTTTGGATCCTTCCACATTTATTGGCCGTGCACCTCAACAAGTTGAAGGATTCATTAGTAACGATGTCCACGATGCTCTTGAGCCTCACAAGGACTTGATCAATGATGTTGAGGTTAAATTGAGCGTCTGA
- a CDS encoding uncharacterized protein (BUSCO:EOG092624UF) yields the protein MVVDGKEQAHFLDNSGKSFSNTADRHEEGMSELYRSPARKSEENKLSGQSSDWKPFINKDKKVDPHDSRGKPPEMYVSNASSKYQNLPAEDRPRFVLLVILYMIQGIPIGLAFGSVPFLLKTADLSYSQVGIFSLATYPYAMKLLWSPLVDSIYSPRIGRRRSWIIPIQVLSGFCLLLMGWKIDDLMKPESLSQNLAKLAWWFFILIFFCATQDIAVDGWALTILSKNALSYASTAQTVGINIGYFLSFTIFLAFNSPNFANKYLRSVPSTEGVITLGQYMRLAGVFYLVVTFIIALLVPENPQLSNSDGDSSIELSDFTARKKNDDHTTSAVLNASDEAAVRSPIEVYRRMFSVIKLRNVRTFICLLLVCKIAFQANEGATDLKLLDKGFSREDLAITVLIDFPFEIVFGYYVARWSSGSEPLKPWLYGYLGRIAAALLGQLLVARFPKSGKIGTFYFLCVIGQHLLSSFMSTVQFVCISAFHTKIADPAIGGTYMTTLNTLSNMGGQWPKIIVLSLIDKFSKATCIPDAKNSSPSNIFQSESFYNCYASDMKQQCIANGGICTLERDGYYVTNLLCIVLGLVLYYGWLRKTALRLQSLPVGAWRVSKPTVLPL from the coding sequence ATGGTGGTGGACGGTAAGGAGCAGGCACATTTTCTGGATAATTCTGGAAAAAGCTTCAGTAATACGGCCGATAGACATGAAGAAGGCATGTCGGAACTTTATCGATCCCCTGCACGTAAATCCGAGGAAAATAAGTTGTCCGGCCAGTCTAGTGATTGGAAACCATTTATAAACAAGGATAAAAAAGTCGATCCGCATGATTCCAGGGGAAAACCACCTGAAATGTACGTGTCAAACGCGTCATCAAAGTATCAAAACTTACCTGCTGAGGATAGACCAAGATTTGTGCTTCTAGTCATCTTGTACATGATCCAGGGAATCCCAATTGGGCTAGCATTTGGATCAGTGCCATTTCTTCTCAAGACCGCCGATCTCAGCTACTCGCAAGTGGGGATTTTCTCTTTAGCCACTTATCCATATGCCATGAAATTGTTGTGGTCTCCGTTGGTTGACTCGATATATTCGCCACGTATAGGAAGAAGACGGTCGTGGATCATCCCAATTCAGGTGCTCTCCGGATTCTGTCTCTTACTGATGGGCTGGAAAATCGATGACTTGATGAAACCTGAGTCTCTGTCTCAGAACTTGGCGAAATTGGCCTGGTGGTTTTTcatattgatatttttttgtgcaaCACAGGATATTGCCGTGGATGGATGGGCATTGACCATCCTCTCGAAGAATGCCTTGAGTTATGCGTCTACCGCACAGACGGTGGGAATCAATATCGGCTATTTTTTGAGtttcaccatttttttggcgTTTAACTCTCCGAACTTCGCCAACAAGTATTTGCGGTCCGTGCCAAGTACAGAAGGTGTTATCACATTGGGTCAGTATATGAGGCTGGCGGGTGTATTCTACTTGGTTGTGACATTTATCATTGCATTGCTTGTACCAGAAAATCCTCAGTTAAGTAATTCCGATGGTGACTCTTCCATCGAGCTTAGCGATTTTACCGCgagaaagaaaaacgaCGATCACACAACATCAGCGGTTCTAAATGCATCAGATGAGGCGGCAGTTCGGTCCCCAATAGAGGTGTATAGAAGAATGTTTAGTGTGATTAAACTCAGGAACGTCCGCACTTTCATCTGTCTTCTTTTGGTGTGTAAGATCGCATTTCAGGCAAACGAAGGTGCCACGGACTTGAAACTTTTGGATAAGGGCTTTTCCAGAGAAGATCTCGCCATAACTGTATTGATCGACTTCCCATTTGAGATTGTCTTCGGTTACTATGTGGCAAGATGGTCTTCCGGCTCGGAACCACTCAAACCTTGGCTTTATGGCTACCTAGGAAGGATTGCAGCTGCATTACTTGGACAGTTGCTTGTTGCCCGCTTCCCGAAATCGGGAAAAATCGGCACTTTCTACTTTCTCTGCGTTATTGGGCAGCATCTTTTGAGCTCGTTTATGTCTACAGTACAGTTTGTTTGTATCAGTGCATTTCATACAAAGATCGCCGATCCTGCCATTGGTGGAACATACATGACTACCTTGAACACACTCTCTAACATGGGAGGTCAGTGGCCGAAAATCATCGTTCTCTCGCTTATCGACAAATTTTCCAAAGCCACATGCATACCTGATGCCAAGAATTCCTCCCCAAGCAACATATTCCAGTCCGAATCCTTCTACAACTGCTATGCAAGTGATATGAAGCAGCAATGTATCGCAAATGGCGGCATTTGCACCTTGGAAAGAGACGGTTACTATGTCACGAACTTATTATGCATTGTCTTGGGACTTGTTTTGTACTATGGATGGCTTCGGAAAACGGCCTTGAGGCTTCAGAGCTTGCCGGTTGGTGCCTGGCGTGTTTCTAAACCCACCGTTCTTCCTCTTTAG